GAAGCTGCAATTGTCATGCAGCCATGACTTAAACAGGAATTTTGAAATTCATTGCAGTATAATTTGCGTAAAGATGAAATTCAGAAAACAGTTATATGTTATTCTTATAGCAGAAGGACGGCGTGAGAAATTAACAGACTTAATAGTAATTATATAACTGCGCAGAATAAGTGTCCCCATCATCGGCCAAAATAGTTATTGCTTTCATTATTGTTATATAATGAAGCTGTTAAAAGGTTTAGCATTTCATCCCTAATGAACAGAAAATTAGTCCGTCAAGCCAACTCACTCAGAGTATGAGAGTTTTTCCAGGTATGACGTTTCCATGCTCTGGcaaaaacatttttatttcaCCGAGGATCAAATGAATTTACATTCTGCAGCCATGAAATTTCAAATGCCAAATTTTTATGGATGTTTACTtacaatcaaaataaaaaactacgAGATTGAGGGcaaaataacaacaaaaaccaaaaaacTCAAATATCAACAATTTCCACCGCTTGTAATTTATGTCGGAGATGATTAGATGCTATTAGATCTGAAGTGCAGCTGCTATGGAACTGGCAAGGCTAAGAACTTCAAACGGTGGTTTATTCATCACCTCTCGCACTGTGGATGGGCAAGAATCTGTAATCCAGAAGTAGGTCAACCCATTCCCCGGATGGCCTGTATAGAGAGCAGCAACTTCAAGgacagagaaagagagaaaagaaagaactgGATAGTGATCGAAACTTGAAACCAATAAAGGAAACATCTTTAGGAGGAGTAAGGAAAATAGAAACAAACTCGCTAAAGGGCTTTTAACTTTGAAGCTAGATGCAGTTATATCATCAGTATCATTGAAAAGGAAAACGATATGCATTTTCTTGAACAATCTTTTCACTAAGCTTACAAATTCTTTCAGAAATTTCTTACTTCATGATCTGGGTGCTCGTATTTATAACCCATGATATGCAACTTTCCAACAAGAAAATGGAAAGTGGCTCTGAAGAGTAAAGATTGAATAATAACTGAGTAGATGCATGTATTACCTccattatcaaattcaaagcGTTCCCATGACCTATTAGGAAAAATTCCATGAGTGACATAGGCACTTATTCTTGCTGCTCCATGGTCAGCTAAAACTTTCTACATAACATAAGGACAAAACGAGTAAGTAGACTGATTTTCCATTTAATCTCTATTTCAGTCATTTAGTTTTTGAGAGCTTGATTAAAATCTACAACCAAACCATGCATAAGTAGCTGGTAACTCGTACCTGGCATTCAATAAGCGTGCCACCTGATTGAACCAAATCATCAACAATTACAACATGTCTTCCTTGAGGGTCCCCCTCCTTGATACGCACAATTCTTTGGTTACCTTCCCGAACTTTAGCACAAACAATCTGCATGTCAAAATATCAAATGGTGAAAAATTATGCACAATGAAAGCAAGCTGTTATGCAGGTGAAAGATGTAGAAccagaaaaagagaaaaatagtataatatagTGGAGCAGCAACTAGTTGGATACTTGGATGCAGACATTAAGTTATTCCAATGTATCAATTGCATGCACAAATATAGGTCGATTAGATTTGTAACCTTAAAAATGAGAGAAGTACATAAGGATAGTTAGCAAGCATCATTGAGATATAAATTTGAGTAATCTTCCTTTTGCGAGACAGCATTTTCTCGACTTTTAGACAGAATGTGGCttccaattaataaattggtGTGGATGAGAACTGAAGAGCCTCgactaaagaaaaaataagtgTTGTGCATTCTATCTCGGCAAACTAAACTACCTTGAATGCTATGTTGAATAACCTTACATGACTACAATCAAGATGTTGTAGTGAAATAAGCTAAGCCCATTCTTCTTGATTGGGGCATTGACGGAATTAAGCATGTACACAAACACTTGTACTGATATCAGATGTATGACAAATGCAATTATGAGCCTAGTACATACTATACAAATAATTTAACCTTTTAGTTAGTACCATGGGAAAATGCTGCAACTGATTGTGAAACCGTTTCCATGCACCATCATCAGGAAAAGCTATTGCTAtctgaaaattaaagaaaacaataaaccTCTCAGAGCAAGAAAAACAGTAACCGACCTCATCAATAAATTTCAGTTTCAAGCACAATTTACATAAAAGATATAGTTTTAGATTACATCATATCTTCAAATTCATTCGTGAACAATCACCTTAATCCTACATTTATAAGTCAGATTAAAAACTAGAGTATCTCACATTGCCCAACGTAACAAAAGTCTTACGTTGTCAGAATCAGGGAGTTGCTGGAGCCGATTTTTAAGCAAAGGTATTCCACTCTCAAAGAAAGGTAGAATATTATCGCCAAAGTAGAATCTCTCCTAAAATATAagccaagaaagaaaagaaaattaattaactaaagaaCACAATGTTACAAAATTatcaaaggaaaagaaaacacaaagtTAAACAAGAATATTGGGTTAAACCTGCAAAGCATGAATATCGAAAATGACTAAGCTAGTAGGGCCTCCTCTTGAAGTGGGTATGTTAGATAAAATCCTAGCAAGAGTAAACGCAGTAGCAACATCTCCTTCATCCTCCATACGCTCAGAGGTACCAGtaggaaagaaaggaaggaccaAAGTGAAAGAAGAGATAAACAATTTGGGCAATGCATAAATTATAGAAAGTTGCTCAAAAATCACTTGTGGTGAACTAAATGATGCGAGAAAAGCTACATGCTGCCCTCGAATAGCTTGCGCATTTGGTATAAATAAATTGGGGAACCCGTCCTCAAATTTCCTACAAATTTCAGTCCAATTCAATACTAAACCAactattcaaatttaataatattcacaaataagCTTTTTATAAAGGTTGCAACTTTTACATCACCTCCAAGTGATTGCCCGGAGCTCAATGGCGTCTGACTCGGCGGCGACACGCTCAGCTAAAGCTTTCGTCTCGTCACAGTAAAAAAGGCAGACTCTTTTCATGGTTTTTGAA
The sequence above is drawn from the Ricinus communis isolate WT05 ecotype wild-type chromosome 7, ASM1957865v1, whole genome shotgun sequence genome and encodes:
- the LOC8273494 gene encoding ribose-phosphate pyrophosphokinase 4; the protein is MTATSPLRNPLNTITTTTKASSAAKSPKLSCFLQVNRPSKSKILTVKCDNNHPQNLSLKFLSGTDHIIQSSSLSLSKSVSMAAASAQESASKTMKRVCLFYCDETKALAERVAAESDAIELRAITWRKFEDGFPNLFIPNAQAIRGQHVAFLASFSSPQVIFEQLSIIYALPKLFISSFTLVLPFFPTGTSERMEDEGDVATAFTLARILSNIPTSRGGPTSLVIFDIHALQERFYFGDNILPFFESGIPLLKNRLQQLPDSDNIAIAFPDDGAWKRFHNQLQHFPMIVCAKVREGNQRIVRIKEGDPQGRHVVIVDDLVQSGGTLIECQKVLADHGAARISAYVTHGIFPNRSWERFEFDNGGHPGNGLTYFWITDSCPSTVREVMNKPPFEVLSLASSIAAALQI